The sequence TACTCTTCTGTATCGCGGACATGATTATGTCCAAAGCAAAAAGCCAGTCCAAAAAACGTGCACTGAGCTAACTTACCGTCGCGAGCACTACAACACTTGTAGGGAATCAGCTAAAGCTGAAAGTCATACTTTACTCTCGTACAGGGGAAGAAAGTATTCCAAGTAAGGTT is a genomic window of Prochlorococcus sp. MIT 0603 containing:
- a CDS encoding DUF4278 domain-containing protein; its protein translation is MTTTLLYRGHDYVQSKKPVQKTCTELTYRREHYNTCRESAKAESHTLLSYRGRKYSK